In Crinalium epipsammum PCC 9333, the following are encoded in one genomic region:
- a CDS encoding CapA family protein: protein MQELFTLAQNGNEQGISTLINQALNNKDITVQCYRYDTCLYVVLVSAEAPEPSYCIKLISNELNHLRTKLLKTVQIYGRQNNQGDHIWTQTLDLDEISDSWSSFAQTWFSKGSKQPQAKATKSTTNLSLLLLSSLSWFLLGTWGLVVKSQPNIVIDDTPNTETTVDVQNLFNEKNNSWVNSIFPDTFDLNNQPNTSAEKEQKPTFKSEKSPKQSETKPSSDEPPKLTQTTDTSAKKDDKSASKSEKPAKQSEAKPSKDKSTKKKNSHKKNKLNKKSSKSTPKVKAKSHEPSKSKTQSLTTKSDSKSSSQDTSDATLDKKASTSKQTTQPPKAAPNKLSVTPKPTTEPSKKEKSTVPATSTPASPASQTKPQTSTKENPADKSDQNQKSPDDLPAADKSSKPNSSWTSPTEEKSDKNLEPKPSVPSNTPKADTTPTPQTTSQPWLPEKQPEKDAVNDAPKSQPTKTPSPKQKQDTTSPANSKPGSISKPQVSKNDGYITIKAVGDIVPGTNFPNNRLPDKNKIFKKVKKSLDGADILFGNFESTFTNSSRVGKDTSRPMVFAFRTPPTFVNVFKKTGFDVLSVANNHSLDFSQVGFTDTMKTIANAGMKPVGKKNEIVYKKVKDIPIAFIGFSSLDVHNSLNDLEAAKALVLEAKQNAKIVVISVHGGAEGTDAIRVKNKQENFHGENRGNMVLFSRTLIDNGADLVLGHGPHVVRAMELYKGKMIAYSLGNFVGYRTLSTAGDLAKSLVLQVKLNSKGNFVSGKIIPVMLDRQGLPYPDKQLNSVKLISKLTKSDFPNTDLAINRKGEIHKRFRTYRFFTLKF from the coding sequence ATGCAAGAACTTTTCACTTTAGCCCAAAACGGCAACGAACAAGGAATTTCAACTCTCATTAACCAAGCTTTAAATAACAAAGACATAACTGTACAGTGCTACCGCTATGATACTTGTCTCTACGTTGTGCTGGTATCTGCTGAAGCACCTGAACCATCTTACTGTATCAAATTGATCAGCAATGAGCTAAACCATTTACGAACTAAATTGCTTAAAACTGTTCAAATTTATGGGCGACAAAACAACCAAGGAGATCACATTTGGACTCAAACCTTGGACTTGGATGAAATATCTGATTCCTGGTCTAGCTTCGCACAAACCTGGTTTAGTAAAGGCAGCAAACAGCCACAAGCCAAAGCCACAAAAAGTACAACCAATTTATCATTATTATTATTAAGTTCTCTTAGCTGGTTTTTATTGGGTACATGGGGTTTGGTAGTAAAATCTCAACCAAATATAGTAATAGATGATACACCCAATACAGAAACAACTGTTGATGTACAGAATTTATTTAACGAAAAAAACAATTCATGGGTAAATTCGATATTTCCTGATACATTCGACTTAAATAACCAACCCAATACGTCTGCTGAAAAAGAGCAGAAACCTACTTTCAAATCAGAAAAATCTCCTAAACAGTCTGAAACCAAACCATCATCTGATGAACCGCCTAAGTTAACACAAACAACTGATACGTCTGCGAAAAAGGACGATAAATCTGCTTCTAAATCAGAAAAACCTGCTAAACAGTCGGAAGCAAAACCATCAAAAGATAAATCAACTAAGAAGAAGAATTCCCATAAAAAGAATAAATTAAACAAGAAATCCTCTAAGTCCACGCCTAAAGTCAAGGCAAAATCACATGAGCCTTCAAAATCAAAAACTCAATCATTAACAACTAAGTCTGACTCTAAATCTTCTTCTCAGGATACATCTGATGCCACATTAGATAAAAAAGCCTCCACTTCTAAACAAACTACGCAACCGCCTAAAGCTGCACCTAATAAATTATCTGTAACTCCTAAACCTACTACTGAACCTTCTAAAAAAGAAAAATCTACTGTTCCTGCTACATCAACACCAGCATCTCCAGCCAGCCAGACTAAACCTCAAACTTCTACAAAAGAAAACCCTGCTGATAAGTCTGACCAAAATCAAAAATCTCCTGATGATTTGCCAGCAGCCGATAAATCCTCAAAACCTAATTCTTCTTGGACATCCCCAACAGAGGAGAAATCTGATAAAAATCTTGAACCTAAACCTTCAGTACCATCTAATACTCCAAAAGCAGACACAACACCAACTCCTCAAACTACCTCTCAGCCTTGGTTACCAGAAAAACAGCCTGAAAAAGATGCTGTTAATGATGCGCCTAAATCTCAGCCGACTAAAACACCTTCACCTAAGCAAAAACAAGATACAACTTCGCCTGCAAATTCTAAACCTGGCTCAATTTCTAAACCACAAGTGTCAAAAAATGATGGTTATATTACTATCAAAGCGGTAGGTGATATAGTTCCTGGTACAAATTTCCCCAATAACCGATTACCAGACAAGAACAAAATTTTTAAAAAAGTCAAAAAATCTTTGGACGGGGCTGATATTTTATTTGGAAATTTTGAAAGTACATTTACTAATTCTTCTAGAGTTGGCAAAGATACCAGCCGTCCAATGGTATTTGCTTTCAGGACACCACCAACATTTGTGAATGTTTTCAAAAAAACAGGTTTTGATGTTTTAAGTGTTGCCAATAACCATTCTTTAGATTTTTCTCAAGTTGGTTTTACTGACACAATGAAAACTATCGCAAACGCAGGCATGAAACCTGTGGGCAAGAAAAACGAAATTGTTTACAAGAAGGTAAAAGATATTCCCATTGCTTTTATTGGGTTTAGTTCTCTCGATGTCCATAATTCTTTAAATGATTTAGAGGCAGCCAAAGCACTGGTTTTAGAAGCTAAACAAAACGCCAAAATTGTTGTTATCTCAGTTCATGGCGGTGCTGAAGGAACAGATGCCATACGGGTAAAAAATAAACAAGAGAATTTTCACGGAGAGAACCGAGGAAATATGGTACTTTTTTCCCGCACTTTGATTGACAATGGTGCGGATTTGGTGTTAGGTCATGGTCCCCACGTTGTCAGGGCGATGGAATTATACAAAGGAAAAATGATTGCCTATTCACTAGGCAATTTTGTAGGTTACAGAACTTTATCGACAGCAGGAGACTTAGCTAAATCACTGGTTTTACAGGTAAAACTCAACTCTAAGGGTAATTTTGTTTCTGGAAAAATTATTCCTGTGATGCTTGATAGGCAAGGTTTACCTTACCCCGATAAGCAATTAAATAGTGTAAAGTTAATCAGCAAACTGACTAAGAGCGATTTTCCTAATACTGATTTAGCAATTAATCGCAAGGGAGAAATACACAAACGATTCAGGACTTATCGGTTTTTTACTTTAAAATTTTGA
- a CDS encoding energy transducer TonB: MSYFPSSKNLPELLLNPGAIAVVVSIGIHGLLALSLPTLSASSKEEEQNIRRSVEVVALTPTEQTRLPQTTSLPPLTTNTQPLPLTPPITSLPTVPLLPPPGNYSSNIPLIRLPPIYRENTPPPFPPLRRRPLIIQIPQERSSPPESKNSSPFKIYDQPSSALPKFSQPDVRETGEPSSENSKPQTEIQPDNSSQPQVTTNNPEPQSTPEQTTVPQQPQPQPQDTSESSQQQITRNETGTTDEEGRKNIIAWATKTRDGQDQDLGQSFVDLLAKLQKGEAPRISFSPAYPEAACPNKLAGTAVMGVLVGGKGQLTEEPFLIKSSGYPIFNQIAQETLKAYQFQNNLGKTQPYIVDLKFEYDSKFCSEATASPTQAQ, translated from the coding sequence ATGTCTTATTTTCCTTCGAGCAAAAACTTACCTGAACTGCTGCTAAATCCTGGTGCGATCGCGGTAGTTGTCTCCATCGGCATTCACGGCTTATTAGCCCTGAGTTTACCTACTTTATCTGCTTCTTCTAAAGAAGAAGAACAGAATATACGCCGAAGTGTCGAAGTAGTAGCATTAACACCAACAGAACAAACTCGCCTACCACAAACGACATCCCTACCACCATTAACTACCAATACACAGCCATTACCGCTTACACCCCCAATAACTTCATTACCCACCGTTCCATTGCTACCGCCTCCAGGCAATTATTCTTCTAATATTCCCCTTATTCGACTACCGCCCATATATAGAGAGAACACTCCGCCGCCATTTCCGCCCTTACGTCGAAGACCATTAATTATACAAATCCCCCAAGAAAGAAGTTCGCCCCCTGAAAGTAAAAACTCTAGCCCGTTCAAAATTTACGATCAACCATCTTCTGCTCTTCCAAAATTTTCTCAACCAGATGTACGTGAAACTGGAGAACCTAGCTCAGAAAATAGTAAACCTCAGACAGAGATACAACCTGATAATTCTTCTCAACCACAAGTTACAACTAATAATCCAGAACCGCAAAGCACCCCAGAACAAACCACAGTACCACAGCAGCCTCAACCACAACCCCAAGACACTTCTGAATCGTCACAGCAGCAAATTACTCGCAACGAAACTGGTACAACTGACGAAGAGGGACGTAAGAATATTATTGCTTGGGCAACAAAAACCCGTGATGGGCAAGACCAAGACTTAGGGCAAAGTTTTGTTGATTTGCTAGCAAAATTGCAGAAGGGAGAAGCCCCAAGAATTAGCTTTAGTCCCGCTTATCCCGAAGCAGCCTGCCCAAATAAGTTGGCTGGCACTGCTGTTATGGGTGTATTAGTTGGTGGCAAGGGGCAACTAACTGAGGAACCATTTCTGATCAAAAGTTCTGGCTACCCTATTTTCAATCAAATAGCACAGGAGACGCTGAAAGCTTACCAGTTTCAAAACAATCTTGGTAAAACACAACCTTACATAGTTGATCTCAAGTTTGAATACGACAGCAAATTTTGTTCTGAGGCAACGGCTAGTCCTACTCAAGCGCAGTAA
- a CDS encoding precorrin-2 C(20)-methyltransferase, which translates to MQTGKLYGIGVGPGDPELITFKGLKILQGVSVVAFPAGINGKPGMAQQIVDRWLVPDQVQLSLHFPYVHDTTELAQAWQASAGQVWEYLKLGQDVAFVAEGDISFYSTFTYLAQTLQELYPEAVVEAVPGICSPLAAVAALGVPLTIRDQRLVVLPALYTVGELEAVLDWADVVVLMKVSSVYEDVWKVLQQYNLLERSWIVERATLPEQVIYAGLSDRPNLKLPYFSLLIVQVTTSVNSEINMKTG; encoded by the coding sequence GTGCAAACAGGCAAGCTTTACGGCATTGGCGTTGGTCCAGGCGACCCAGAATTAATTACTTTTAAAGGACTGAAAATTTTGCAAGGGGTGTCTGTTGTTGCTTTTCCGGCTGGAATTAATGGTAAACCAGGAATGGCACAGCAAATTGTAGACCGTTGGCTAGTTCCTGACCAAGTACAACTTAGTTTACATTTTCCTTATGTACATGACACCACAGAACTAGCTCAAGCTTGGCAAGCTTCGGCAGGGCAGGTTTGGGAATATCTTAAATTAGGTCAAGATGTTGCTTTTGTAGCAGAAGGCGATATTAGTTTTTACAGTACTTTTACTTATTTAGCTCAGACGTTACAAGAGTTATATCCTGAAGCAGTAGTTGAAGCAGTACCAGGCATTTGCTCTCCACTAGCTGCTGTAGCAGCCTTGGGAGTGCCGTTAACGATTCGTGACCAACGCTTAGTAGTGTTACCTGCACTATATACTGTGGGGGAGCTAGAAGCCGTTTTAGACTGGGCAGATGTAGTAGTGTTGATGAAGGTAAGTTCTGTCTACGAAGATGTTTGGAAGGTTTTACAGCAATATAATTTGCTAGAGCGTAGTTGGATAGTAGAACGGGCAACATTACCAGAGCAAGTGATTTATGCTGGATTAAGCGATCGCCCTAATTTAAAATTGCCTTATTTTTCCTTGTTAATTGTCCAAGTTACGACATCAGTTAATTCTGAAATTAATATGAAAACGGGATAG
- a CDS encoding esterase/lipase family protein, protein MVLPTVILPGYLEGAIAYRSLEQSLEQLGSPTVTVPLRSRDWFPTVGGRSMIPILRQLDQTVKQVMQKYNASQINLIGHSAGGWISRIYIGEQPYCIHGDVTEDANLWHAHPNIATLVTLGTPHISGERWTRKNLDFVKLNYPGAFYPNLRYVCVAGKSIFGARRRGSWLAYSSYKLTCGRGDTWGDGITPIEAAHLDGAINLTIEGVKHSPKSPGTWYGSPEAMNAWVSYLA, encoded by the coding sequence ATCGTGTTACCAACTGTCATTTTGCCTGGTTATTTGGAAGGTGCGATCGCCTACCGTTCCCTAGAACAATCTTTAGAACAATTGGGTTCCCCCACTGTGACAGTACCATTGCGATCGCGCGATTGGTTTCCGACAGTAGGCGGTCGGTCGATGATACCAATTTTGCGGCAACTTGACCAAACGGTAAAACAAGTTATGCAAAAATACAACGCTTCCCAGATTAACCTGATTGGTCACTCTGCTGGCGGTTGGATTTCACGAATTTATATAGGAGAACAACCTTATTGTATTCACGGGGATGTCACAGAAGATGCTAATCTATGGCACGCTCACCCTAATATTGCCACGTTAGTAACTCTCGGAACCCCCCATATTAGCGGTGAACGTTGGACACGCAAAAATCTAGATTTTGTTAAACTCAACTATCCAGGCGCTTTTTACCCTAACCTGCGTTATGTTTGCGTCGCTGGTAAATCTATTTTTGGTGCAAGGCGGCGAGGTAGTTGGTTAGCCTACAGTAGTTATAAATTAACCTGCGGGCGCGGCGATACTTGGGGAGATGGTATTACACCTATTGAAGCTGCTCATCTCGACGGAGCAATTAATCTAACTATAGAGGGAGTTAAACATTCCCCCAAGTCGCCTGGAACTTGGTACGGTTCTCCAGAGGCAATGAATGCTTGGGTTTCTTATTTAGCTTAA
- a CDS encoding ATP-binding response regulator gives MMTVSQQIAIKNDNLLYMNKNKVLIISDDSLLRLQLRSLLEQEYHVIEATNKLESLTVSTKSLPNLILLDNTLPEINSFTCLKELRQLDCCSQTPILMLTNFEDELSVEQAFEVGADDCINKPIHRAVLLGRVSRLLKTNQTKAELGEKQYQREQLIWRITERVRQFGGLEEIFNTTVSEVQQFLECDRVLFYRVFPDGHGKVVASAVVPGCPSLLDVDIDDPCFRVNYLKLYRQGRVRAIDDMESAILDPCYVKLIQPFQVKASLVIPILERDAFWGLLIAHTCKSTRHWLKDEIELLQHLASQVSIALNQAQSLEIIQSSLEKEQELNELKSRFFSMTSHDVRVPLSSILNAAELIEHYGNNFSREKTIRYVQKIQTAVKKIVNLLEDARTIIKDIGTNLTVNSQNVDIPKLCQNLVAEMENLASKKHSISFHATGNFTNTCLDEKLLGYIITNLLENAIKYSPEGGKILFEINNHDNVAVFRIQDEGIGIPDEDQELLFNYSNRGSNVGSITGTGIGLAIVKNCVDLHGGNITVNSKVGMGTTFTVTIPSQCQNN, from the coding sequence ATGATGACAGTATCCCAGCAAATTGCTATTAAAAACGACAATTTACTTTATATGAATAAAAACAAAGTATTAATAATAAGTGATGACAGCTTACTTCGCCTTCAACTTCGCTCACTACTGGAACAAGAATATCATGTCATCGAGGCAACCAACAAACTAGAAAGCTTAACTGTTTCTACTAAATCCTTGCCAAATCTGATTTTATTAGATAACACGCTTCCAGAAATAAATAGTTTTACCTGCTTAAAAGAACTCCGTCAACTTGACTGTTGCTCGCAAACACCCATCTTGATGCTCACGAATTTTGAAGATGAACTATCTGTAGAACAAGCTTTTGAAGTGGGTGCTGATGACTGCATTAATAAACCTATTCATCGGGCAGTATTGTTAGGGCGTGTCAGCCGTTTGCTTAAAACAAATCAGACCAAAGCGGAATTAGGAGAAAAACAATACCAAAGAGAGCAATTAATTTGGAGAATTACCGAGCGTGTTCGCCAGTTTGGAGGGCTAGAAGAGATTTTCAATACTACAGTTAGTGAAGTGCAGCAATTTTTAGAATGCGATCGCGTTTTATTCTATCGCGTTTTTCCAGATGGACACGGTAAAGTAGTTGCTTCTGCTGTAGTTCCTGGTTGCCCTAGCCTTTTAGATGTCGATATTGATGATCCTTGTTTTAGAGTTAACTATTTAAAATTATATCGGCAAGGACGAGTTCGTGCTATTGATGACATGGAGTCGGCTATCTTAGACCCTTGTTATGTCAAACTGATACAGCCGTTTCAAGTGAAAGCTAGTTTAGTAATACCAATTCTAGAGAGAGATGCTTTTTGGGGTTTACTAATTGCTCACACTTGTAAATCTACCAGGCATTGGCTCAAGGATGAAATAGAACTTTTACAACACTTGGCATCTCAAGTAAGTATTGCCCTCAATCAAGCTCAATCTTTAGAAATCATTCAATCGTCTCTGGAAAAAGAGCAAGAATTAAATGAGCTTAAATCACGTTTTTTCTCTATGACATCCCATGATGTTCGTGTTCCTTTAAGTAGCATCTTAAACGCGGCTGAACTGATTGAACATTATGGTAATAACTTTAGCAGGGAAAAAACCATTCGTTATGTTCAAAAAATTCAAACTGCCGTCAAAAAAATTGTTAACTTATTAGAAGATGCTAGAACAATTATCAAAGACATTGGGACTAACTTAACTGTTAACTCTCAAAATGTCGATATTCCTAAACTTTGTCAAAACTTAGTGGCAGAGATGGAAAATCTGGCTAGCAAAAAACATTCAATTTCTTTTCACGCAACAGGTAATTTTACAAATACCTGTTTAGACGAAAAGCTGTTAGGTTACATAATTACTAATTTACTTGAGAATGCCATTAAGTATTCCCCCGAAGGTGGCAAGATACTTTTTGAGATAAATAATCACGATAACGTAGCTGTTTTTCGTATCCAAGATGAAGGCATTGGTATTCCTGATGAAGATCAAGAACTCTTGTTTAATTATTCCAATAGGGGAAGTAATGTGGGTAGTATTACAGGTACAGGTATAGGGCTAGCTATTGTCAAAAATTGTGTAGATTTACATGGAGGTAATATCACTGTAAACAGCAAAGTTGGGATGGGAACTACCTTTACAGTCACAATTCCATCGCAGTGTCAAAACAATTAA